From the genome of Argentina anserina chromosome 4, drPotAnse1.1, whole genome shotgun sequence, one region includes:
- the LOC126789795 gene encoding diacylglycerol kinase 4 isoform X1 produces the protein MDSPSSSATRVTARSSMMDSFRGCSLSGIRIDKEDLKKKLLMPTYLRFAMRDSIRLKDPTAGESRLPGSRDLVAVPSDGNGEEASAPEMPMVVFINPRSGGRHGPMLKERLQLLMGEEQVFDLSDVKPHEFVQYGLGCLEHFAELGDKCAKDCRQKIRVMVAGGDGTVGWVLGCLSELQKQSREPVPPVGVVPLGTGNDLSRSFGWGGSFPFAWKSAIKKTLYRATTGPICRLDSWDILIQMPESAVLEPPHSLKSIEECVLDEVGLEIHGQVPEKRTCYEGVFYNYFSIGMDAQVAYGFHHLRNEKPYLAQGPVSNKLVYSGYSCTQGWFFTPCTSDPSLRGLKNILRMHVKKVNCSEWEQIPVPSSVRAIVALNLHNYGSGRNPWGNLKPDYLEKKGFVEAHADDGLLEIFGLKQGWHASFVMVELISAKHIAQAAAIRLEVRGGEWKNAYMQMDGEPWKQPMDEEFSTLVEIKRVPFQSPMISGD, from the exons ATGGATTCTCCGTCGTCATCGGCGACGCGCGTGACGGCGCGATCGTCGATGATGGACTCATTCCGAGGCTGCAGCCTATCGGGGATTCGAATTGACAAGGAGgatttgaagaagaagctaCTCATGCCGACCTACCTCCGCTTCGCCATGCGCGATTCCATTAGGCTCAAGGACCCCACCGCCGGCGAGAGCCGCCTCCCCGGAAGCCGCGACCTCGTCGCCGTTCCATCCGACGGAAATGGCGAGGAGGCGTCGGCGCCGGAGATGCCTATGGTTGTGTTTATTAATCCGAGAAGCGGTGGCAGACATGGACCTATGCTTAAGGAGAGGCTGCAGCTCCTTATGGGCGAAGAACAG GTTTTTGACCTCTCAGATGTGAAGCCTCATGAATTTGTGCAGTATGGATTGGGTTGTCTTGAGCACTTTGCGGAACTTGGGGACAAATGTGCAAAAGACTGTCGTCAAAAGATCAGAGTTATG GTTGCAGGGGGTGATGGGACAGTCGGTTGGGTGCTAGGTTGTCTTTCTGAGCTTCAGAAGCAAAGCAGGGAACCAGTTCCTCCAGTTGGAGTTGTACCTCTTGGAACGGGAAATGATTTGTCTAGGAGTTTTGGTTGG GGTGGCTCATTTCCTTTTGCCTGGAAATCAGCCATAAAGAAAACTCTCTACAGAGCTACTACAGGTCCTATTTGCCGTTTGGATAG CTGGGATATTCTAATCCAAATGCCAGAAAGTGCCGTTCTGGAGCCACCTCATTCTTTAAAGTCTATTGAGGAGTGCGTTCTTGATGAGGTT GGTTTGGAAATTCATGGGCAGGTGCCTGAGAAACGGACTTGCTATGAAGGAGTGTTTTACAATTACTTTAGCATAG GGATGGATGCCCAAGTAGCTTATGGATTCCACCATTTAAGAAATGAGAAACCCTATCTTGCACAAGGTCCAGTATCAAACAAG TTGGTTTACTCTGGTTACAGTTGCACACAAGGCTGGTTCTTCACTCCTTGCACAAGTGATCCAAGTTTAAG GGGTCTAAAGAATATTCTAAGGATGCATGTTAAAAAGGTTAATTGTTCAGAATGGGAGCAGATTCCAGTGCCGTCAAG TGTTAGGGCTATTGTTGCTTTGAATCTTCATAACTATGGGAGCGGAAGAAATCCATGGGGTAATTTGAAGCCTGACTACTTGGAAAAG AAAGGGTTCGTGGAGGCACATGCTGATGATGGTCTGCTAGAAATTTTTGGTTTGAAACAAGGATGGCATGCATCATTTGTTATGGTTGAACTCATATCTGCCAAACATATTGCTCAG GCTGCTGCAATTCGGTTGGAAGTTAGAGGTGGGGAATGGAAAAA
- the LOC126789795 gene encoding diacylglycerol kinase 4 isoform X2, with translation MDSPSSSATRVTARSSMMDSFRGCSLSGIRIDKEDLKKKLLMPTYLRFAMRDSIRLKDPTAGESRLPGSRDLVAVPSDGNGEEASAPEMPMVVFINPRSGGRHGPMLKERLQLLMGEEQVFDLSDVKPHEFVQYGLGCLEHFAELGDKCAKDCRQKIRVMVAGGDGTVGWVLGCLSELQKQSREPVPPVGVVPLGTGNDLSRSFGWGGSFPFAWKSAIKKTLYRATTGPICRLDSWDILIQMPESAVLEPPHSLKSIEECVLDEGLEIHGQVPEKRTCYEGVFYNYFSIGMDAQVAYGFHHLRNEKPYLAQGPVSNKLVYSGYSCTQGWFFTPCTSDPSLRGLKNILRMHVKKVNCSEWEQIPVPSSVRAIVALNLHNYGSGRNPWGNLKPDYLEKKGFVEAHADDGLLEIFGLKQGWHASFVMVELISAKHIAQAAAIRLEVRGGEWKNAYMQMDGEPWKQPMDEEFSTLVEIKRVPFQSPMISGD, from the exons ATGGATTCTCCGTCGTCATCGGCGACGCGCGTGACGGCGCGATCGTCGATGATGGACTCATTCCGAGGCTGCAGCCTATCGGGGATTCGAATTGACAAGGAGgatttgaagaagaagctaCTCATGCCGACCTACCTCCGCTTCGCCATGCGCGATTCCATTAGGCTCAAGGACCCCACCGCCGGCGAGAGCCGCCTCCCCGGAAGCCGCGACCTCGTCGCCGTTCCATCCGACGGAAATGGCGAGGAGGCGTCGGCGCCGGAGATGCCTATGGTTGTGTTTATTAATCCGAGAAGCGGTGGCAGACATGGACCTATGCTTAAGGAGAGGCTGCAGCTCCTTATGGGCGAAGAACAG GTTTTTGACCTCTCAGATGTGAAGCCTCATGAATTTGTGCAGTATGGATTGGGTTGTCTTGAGCACTTTGCGGAACTTGGGGACAAATGTGCAAAAGACTGTCGTCAAAAGATCAGAGTTATG GTTGCAGGGGGTGATGGGACAGTCGGTTGGGTGCTAGGTTGTCTTTCTGAGCTTCAGAAGCAAAGCAGGGAACCAGTTCCTCCAGTTGGAGTTGTACCTCTTGGAACGGGAAATGATTTGTCTAGGAGTTTTGGTTGG GGTGGCTCATTTCCTTTTGCCTGGAAATCAGCCATAAAGAAAACTCTCTACAGAGCTACTACAGGTCCTATTTGCCGTTTGGATAG CTGGGATATTCTAATCCAAATGCCAGAAAGTGCCGTTCTGGAGCCACCTCATTCTTTAAAGTCTATTGAGGAGTGCGTTCTTGATGAG GGTTTGGAAATTCATGGGCAGGTGCCTGAGAAACGGACTTGCTATGAAGGAGTGTTTTACAATTACTTTAGCATAG GGATGGATGCCCAAGTAGCTTATGGATTCCACCATTTAAGAAATGAGAAACCCTATCTTGCACAAGGTCCAGTATCAAACAAG TTGGTTTACTCTGGTTACAGTTGCACACAAGGCTGGTTCTTCACTCCTTGCACAAGTGATCCAAGTTTAAG GGGTCTAAAGAATATTCTAAGGATGCATGTTAAAAAGGTTAATTGTTCAGAATGGGAGCAGATTCCAGTGCCGTCAAG TGTTAGGGCTATTGTTGCTTTGAATCTTCATAACTATGGGAGCGGAAGAAATCCATGGGGTAATTTGAAGCCTGACTACTTGGAAAAG AAAGGGTTCGTGGAGGCACATGCTGATGATGGTCTGCTAGAAATTTTTGGTTTGAAACAAGGATGGCATGCATCATTTGTTATGGTTGAACTCATATCTGCCAAACATATTGCTCAG GCTGCTGCAATTCGGTTGGAAGTTAGAGGTGGGGAATGGAAAAA
- the LOC126789798 gene encoding uncharacterized protein LOC126789798, with protein MGSATESKWLRATTAVALAALSASTALSLYFFRRKSKDLDAKVKELEKSLKASLKHCASERQGRIRAQQALRKSLTEPKTDDLELTSYPMAPIGVIQSCFSTRNGTPRQPLIVPLSRACLIFNSARVPPASLEGLGDYTHCWVIYVFHLNTNLENLWKDPSKTKFKAKVRVPRLKGERMGVFATRSPHRPCPIGLTVAKVEAVKGNILLLSGVDLVDGTPVLDVKPYLPYCESIQEAGVPKWLTVDRSFSVASINFSEGFTSTLAQCWATTGKNSLYASPDEFQNLLEQVLSWDIRSVSQRTRPHEPFITSANDNHLNDLSDEYQDEEFSSPRKEQPPQSSGDIIYHLILEGLDVWYRLCDGSVVVEKVTEAASIIKSNQKRCNYSLWRE; from the exons ATGGGTTCCGCTACAGAATCCAAATGGTTAAGAGCCACCACAGCCGTCGCGCTCGCCGCCCTCTCCGCCTCCACTGCACTTTCTC TGTATTTCTTTAGAAGAAAATCCAAGGATCTCGACGCCAAGGTTAAGGAGCTCGAGAAATCCCTCAAGGCCTCCTTGAAGCATTGTGCCTCCGAAAGACAAGGTCGAATTCGCGCCCAGcag GCTTTGAGGAAATCGCTGACGGAACCAAAGACTGATGATTTGGAGCTGACCTCTTACCCCATGGCACCTATTGGTGTCATTCAGTCCTGCTTCTCTACCAG GAACGGGACACCAAGGCAACCATTAATTGTACCTCTTTCCAGGGCATGCTTGATCTTTAATTCAGCCCGTGTTCCTCCAGCTTCGCTTGAGGGTCTTGGGGATTACACACACTGTTGGGTTATCTATGTTTTCCATCTAAATACCAATCTAGAGAATCTTTGGAAGGATCCAtctaaaacaaaatttaaggCCAAG GTGAGAGTGCCAAGACTAAAAGGTGAACGCATGGGAGTCTTTGCCACACGATCACCACACAGGCCATGCCCCATTGGGCTCACTGTTGCAAAG GTAGAGGCTGTGAAAGGGAATATACTTCTACTCTCTGGTGTTGATTTAGTTGATGGGACG CCCGTACTTGATGTCAAGCCATATCTTCCTTACTGTGAAAGTATCCAAGAAGCAGGAGTGCCAAAGTGGTTAACG GTAGACAGATCATTTTCAGTGGCTTCTATTAATTTCTCTGAGGGCTTCACTTCGACTCTTGCTCAATGTTGGGCCACAACT GGTAAGAATTCATTGTATGCATCACCAGACGAGTTCCAAAACTTGTTAGAGCAGGTGCTCTCATGGGATATTCGATCTGTATCTCAGCGAACACGACCTCATGAGCCCTTCATTACATCCGCAAATGATAACCACCTGAATGATCTCTCAGATGAATACCAAGACGAAGAATTTTCTAGCCCTCGAAAGGAGCAGCCTCCGCAGTCATCAGGGGACATAATTTATCACTTGATTCTAGAAGGATTGGATGTTTGGTACAGACTCTGTGATGGCAGTGTTGTTGTTGAGAAAGTAACCGAGGCAGCAAGCATCATTAAAAGTAATCAAAAGCGGTGTAATTACTCTTTATGGAGAGAATGA